A window from Citrus sinensis cultivar Valencia sweet orange chromosome 3, DVS_A1.0, whole genome shotgun sequence encodes these proteins:
- the LOC102620124 gene encoding protein RGF1 INDUCIBLE TRANSCRIPTION FACTOR 1 isoform X2: MLVSSHLPRWLEVLFTEKFFNGCIIHEEERKNEKNIYCLDCCTSLCPHCLSLHGSHRLLQIRRYVYQDVIRLDDAAKLVDCDYVQPYINNGAKVIFLNQRPQSRTRSSGNICSTCDRSLQDSYLFCCLSCKIDYLIRIEGGLSKFFFECNFLPLPESSFENGLMTPDSILEPVGPTRTSSGSDGYGGALASCDTIKIVKKKRSSITACRSVCSPVPEMSVGLMNRRKKTPQRAPLY; encoded by the exons ATG TTGGTTTCTTCTCATCTTCCTCGCTGGCTTGAAGTTCTGTTCACTGAAAAGTTCTTCAACGGTTGCATAATTCACgaagaggaaagaaagaatgaaaagAACATATACTGCTTGGACTGTTGCACTAGCTTATGCCCTCATTGTTTGTCCCTTCATGGCTCTCACAGACTCTTGCAG ATAAGAAGATATGTTTACCAAGATGTTATAAGATTGGATGACGCTGCCAAGTTGGTGGATTGTGACTATGTACAA CCATACATAAACAACGGTGCAAAAGTGATATTCTTAAACCAAAGGCCACAGTCAAGGACCAGAAGTTCCGGCAACATTTGCAGCACTTGTGATAGAAGCCTCCAAGATTCATATCTCTTCTGTTGCCTCTCTTGCAAG ATTGATTATCTCATAAGAATAGAAGGTGGCCTTTCGAAGTTTTTCTTTGAGTGCAACTTCTTGCCCTTACCAGAATCGAGTTTTGAAAACGGTCTAATGACGCCTGACTCGATTCTTGAACCGGTCGGGCCGACCCGGACATCTTCTGGATCCGACGGATACGGAGGGGCTCTTGCATCCTGTGATACAATAAAGAttgtgaagaagaagagaagtaGCATCACGGCATGTCGTTCGGTGTGTTCACCAGTACCCGAGATGTCGGTTGGTTTGATGAATAGAAGGAAAAAGACTCCACAAAGGGCTCCTCTTTACTGA
- the LOC102620124 gene encoding protein RGF1 INDUCIBLE TRANSCRIPTION FACTOR 1 isoform X1: MQLVSSHLPRWLEVLFTEKFFNGCIIHEEERKNEKNIYCLDCCTSLCPHCLSLHGSHRLLQIRRYVYQDVIRLDDAAKLVDCDYVQPYINNGAKVIFLNQRPQSRTRSSGNICSTCDRSLQDSYLFCCLSCKIDYLIRIEGGLSKFFFECNFLPLPESSFENGLMTPDSILEPVGPTRTSSGSDGYGGALASCDTIKIVKKKRSSITACRSVCSPVPEMSVGLMNRRKKTPQRAPLY, from the exons ATGCAGTTGGTTTCTTCTCATCTTCCTCGCTGGCTTGAAGTTCTGTTCACTGAAAAGTTCTTCAACGGTTGCATAATTCACgaagaggaaagaaagaatgaaaagAACATATACTGCTTGGACTGTTGCACTAGCTTATGCCCTCATTGTTTGTCCCTTCATGGCTCTCACAGACTCTTGCAG ATAAGAAGATATGTTTACCAAGATGTTATAAGATTGGATGACGCTGCCAAGTTGGTGGATTGTGACTATGTACAA CCATACATAAACAACGGTGCAAAAGTGATATTCTTAAACCAAAGGCCACAGTCAAGGACCAGAAGTTCCGGCAACATTTGCAGCACTTGTGATAGAAGCCTCCAAGATTCATATCTCTTCTGTTGCCTCTCTTGCAAG ATTGATTATCTCATAAGAATAGAAGGTGGCCTTTCGAAGTTTTTCTTTGAGTGCAACTTCTTGCCCTTACCAGAATCGAGTTTTGAAAACGGTCTAATGACGCCTGACTCGATTCTTGAACCGGTCGGGCCGACCCGGACATCTTCTGGATCCGACGGATACGGAGGGGCTCTTGCATCCTGTGATACAATAAAGAttgtgaagaagaagagaagtaGCATCACGGCATGTCGTTCGGTGTGTTCACCAGTACCCGAGATGTCGGTTGGTTTGATGAATAGAAGGAAAAAGACTCCACAAAGGGCTCCTCTTTACTGA
- the LOC102613910 gene encoding vesicle-associated protein 1-3, translating to MSTGDLVNIQPSELKFPFELKKQSSCSMQLTNKTDKFVAFKVKTTNPKKYCVRPNTGIILPRTSCAVTVTMQAQKEAPPDFQCKDKFLLLSVVAPDGATAKDIGPDMFTKEDGKVVEEFKLRVVYIPANPPSPVPEGSEEGSSPRAFSQENGNHHNSSFDDVSKSLEVPKEKSSEAWSMISKLTEEKTSAMQQNQKLRQELEFVRKEISKSRAGGFSTVFVLLIGLLGILVGYLVKTT from the exons ATGAGTACGGGGGATCTTGTCAATATTCAGCCTTCTGAGCTTAAATTCCCAT TTGAATTGAAGAAGCAGAGTTCTTGTTCAATGCAATTGACCAACAAGACAGATAAATTTGTAGCCTTCAAG GTTAAAACAACCAATCCCAAGAAGTACTGTGTTCGTCCTAATACTGGTATAATTTTGCCCAGAACCTCATGTGCTGTTACAG TTACAATGCAAGCACAGAAAGAGGCACCGCCTGACTTTCAATGCAAGGACAAATTCCTCCTTCTAAGCGTTGTTGCTCCAGATGGTGCCACTGCAAAGGACATAGGGCCAGACATG TTTACTAAGGAGGACGGTAAGGTTGTCGAGGAGTTTAAGCTGCGGGTTGTTTACATTCCTGCTAATCCCCCCTCACCTGTCCCTGAAGGATCTGAAGAAGGATCTTCCCCCAGGGCATTCTCACAAGAAAATGGAAATCACCATAATTCATCATTTGATGAT GTATCAAAATCTTTAGAGGTGCCCAAAGAGAAATCATCAGAG GCTTGGTCAATGATCTCTAAGTTGACTGAAGAGAAAACTTCTGCTATGcaacaaaaccaaaaactACGGCAAGAGCTG GAATTtgtgagaaaagaaattagcAAAAGTCGTGCTGGTG